Below is a genomic region from Fervidobacterium sp..
CCTATAAGGATTGGTTTACCAAGTGTCTTGAATTTATCAATATTTTTTAAAATTTCCAGGTTGTGATCCAAGTTTTTTCCAAAACCGATTCCTGGGTCAATTATTATGTCTTTTATACCATTTTTGTGGGCAAATTCTATCCGCTCTTTGAAAAACTCGATTATTTCTTTCACAACGTCATTATATTGCGGGTTTTGTTGCATTGTCTTTGGGGTACCTTTCATGTGCATCAAAATGACTGGACATTTGTAATGTGCAATTATATTTACCATGTTTTCATCCATTCTAAGAGCACTTACGTCATTGATTATGTCTGCACCGTTTTCCAAAGATTGTCTTGCTACTTCTGATTTGTACGTGTCGACGGAGATTGGAATTTCAAAATGCTTTCTGATCGCTTTTACTGCAGGTATTACTCGTTTAAGTTCTTCTTCGAGAGGAACAGGTTCGGAACCTGGTCGCGTACTTTCACCACCGATATCTATTATTTGCACCCCATAATTTATCATTTCTTCTACCTTTTTTAGTAAGTTAAATTCATCCACTCGACTGTTCGGGTAAAAGGAATCAGGTGTCATATTTATGATTCCCATTACAACCGTTCTTTGAGGTGATAGCAGTTTTGATAAGTCCATTTTCACACCTCTTTACTTTTCTCTGATTTTTCTTATCTCTATACCTTTTATAAAAACAGAAGGCGGATTTTTTGGGATCATTACGTCACCATATAAAGCACTTGAAACTACTAAGAATTTTCTATCGGAAGATTCTTTAAATTCTAATTTACTGTTTATTTGGAACGTTCTTCTATTTGCAAACTCGTAGTAAAATCCGTTGTGTACATAGGTATCTCTGAAAACTTGATAGCTTTCTGGTGAAATTGCGATGGCTCTGTAAGTTACTCTTTTAACTTTTTCATCAATGTATTCGTCAAATGTAAACTTTGATTCCGAAGAACGTGGATTTGAAATTCTTATCTTAGGATTTTCAAGTGCGTGTTTTGTAAAGTCGTATCTGATATAGTTCAATATATGAAATGTTCTCAATTCTCTGCTGTTTCTCAATAACACATGATTTGCGTGGATGATAACATAGCTAAGTGTATCTAAAGCAGATATCAAAATCAACGTGGAAACAACAATAACAACAAGCAGTTCGATATAATTCATGAAAATGAACCCCTACCCCCTCGAGATACTTGAGAAATAAACTAGAACAGTAAACAATATGGATAGTAAGATCACAATTAAAGTGTTCAGAGATTAAATTTTTCTTTTGGTGCATATGATTTTGCTATTTTGTCTAAAATTCCATTAACAAATTTTCCGCTCTCTTCTGAAGCATACTTTTTGGATATTTCTATCATTTCATCAAGTGTTACTTCAATAGGTACATCCATTTCATACATCAATTCGTAAGTTCCAAGTCTTAAAACGCTGCGCTCAAGATGAGAAACACGTTGAAAATCCCAATTTATGAGCTGCTGAGAAATGATAGAATCAAGTTCGTCCAATCTTTCATAAATTCCTCTTGCGTATCTCTCAACATCTGTTTTGAGTTTTGATTCTTTTATCTTACTACTAAGTTCGTTTAAAATATCTTCGAATTCACTTGGCCTAAAATCAAGTTGAAATAAGATTTTGACTACTATTTCTCTGAGTACCCTTCTTTTAGATACCAATTTAGTTCCACTCCTGTCTAATTAAACGATGTTCAAATCATGTTTTGTTTTCAAATACGTTATTCACTGTAATGTTAACAGCTTCGACAATTTTATCTGTCATTTGGGAGACGTTTTCACTAACATTTTTCATAACGTTTCTGGAAAATTCGACGATGTTTTCTCCGTAAGGTACGTCGAGTTTGATGTTGATTATTATGTTATCTTCGGGTGTTCGTTCAACATTTATGTTTTTCCGCTGTTTTTTGAAATCCCTATCATCTGGTTCAATACCGTAAACAGAACAGATAGCTCTGTAGGTTATTTCTATTATTACGTTATCTGAAACAGTTATGTTTCCCATTTTTTCACCTCTCTTCATTAATCTAGAACTTTTATGGTCGTTAAGCTCTTTCAATATATTCACCTGTTCTGGTGTCAACTTTTATTTTATCACCGACATTTATGAAAAATGGTACTGTGATTTTTAAACCTGTTTGAAGAACAGCTGGTTTACCTCCACCTGAAACTGTATCGCCTTTAAAGTTAGGTTCTGTTTCTATCACCTGAAGCACAACAGTTGTTGGTAATTGGATACCAATTGGTTTTTCATCATGCATAACAAGATCTACTTGCGTGTTTTCAATCAGGTAGTACTTTGCTTCATCAACTTCCACTTCTGGAATTGCATATTGTTCGTATGATTGTATATCCATAAAATAATAATTTTCTCCATCATTGTAAAGATATTCGGCTTTTCTAAATGAAAGTTCCGCCTCTTCTACTTTTTCACCGCTGGAGAAGTTTGCATCTCGAATCAATCCTGTGGAAAGATTTTTTAGTTTTGTTCTTATCAAGCCAGAGCCACGCGCTCTGAAATGTTTGTTAACATCGATAACTCTGTATATGTCGCCTTCATACTTAATGTACATACCTTTTTCAAGATCTCCTACTTCTATCATCCGCACACCTCCAAGTCGTTTTATATTATTGATAACAATTGATAATTATTCATACCTCACAACCAAGACAGTGGTGTCATCATGTTGAGTGGTGCCGAGAGAAAACTCAAATACGGCATTTATTATCTTACCTACTATGTCTGCAGCCTTTGAGTATTTATTTTTCAATATTACCTCTTCAAACCTTTCAAAACCAAACTCCTCTCCATTTATATTTCTTGCTTCTACAACTCCGTCTGTGAACGCAACGAAAATATCTCCACTTTGTGCCTGAAAATGTTCAATATCGTATACTCCGTTACCAAGTATACCAAAAGGTGTCCCTGTTGATTCTATTTTTATTATTTTGTTGTTTCTCACAACATAAAGGGGATCGTGTCCTGCGTTCAAAATCTCAACCAAGCCGTTTTGATGTATTTTCATGATTATTGACGTTATGAATCTGCCGATTTCAAAATCATCGTGTATCATCTTGTCGAATTGTGAACCGAGAGCTCTAAGGTCATTTGATATGCTACCTGAAAGTCTGAACATACTTCTGAAGGAGGACATAATAAGCGCTGCAGGTAAACCTTTACCAGAAACATCGGCAACACAACAGACTATTGATCCATCTTTTGATTCTATAACATCGTAGTAATCTCCACCAACTTGTACTGCTGATATGCTATCTGCACTTATATCAAGCCAGTTGCTTTTTGGAAATTGCTTAGGAAGGAGCCCCTGTTGAATTCTCCTTGCTATTTGTAATTGCTCTTCAATTCTTTTCTTCTCTATCTCCCTTTGTATCATTATATATCTGTTAACAGCCGTCAAAATTTGCTGTGCAACAGCTTCTGCGATCTTTTTGTCACCGGCTGTAAAAAACCTACTCGAATGATAATTTGAAAGAGCAAGATAGCCATATTCTCCAAATT
It encodes:
- the folP gene encoding dihydropteroate synthase, which produces MDLSKLLSPQRTVVMGIINMTPDSFYPNSRVDEFNLLKKVEEMINYGVQIIDIGGESTRPGSEPVPLEEELKRVIPAVKAIRKHFEIPISVDTYKSEVARQSLENGADIINDVSALRMDENMVNIIAHYKCPVILMHMKGTPKTMQQNPQYNDVVKEIIEFFKERIEFAHKNGIKDIIIDPGIGFGKNLDHNLEILKNIDKFKTLGKPILIGASRKSMIGAILNLPTEERLNGTLAITAYCAMKNVNIVRVHDVKENVEVIKIIEAIKNAN
- the nusB gene encoding transcription antitermination factor NusB — translated: MVSKRRVLREIVVKILFQLDFRPSEFEDILNELSSKIKESKLKTDVERYARGIYERLDELDSIISQQLINWDFQRVSHLERSVLRLGTYELMYEMDVPIEVTLDEMIEISKKYASEESGKFVNGILDKIAKSYAPKEKFNL
- a CDS encoding Asp23/Gls24 family envelope stress response protein, which encodes MGNITVSDNVIIEITYRAICSVYGIEPDDRDFKKQRKNINVERTPEDNIIINIKLDVPYGENIVEFSRNVMKNVSENVSQMTDKIVEAVNITVNNVFENKT
- the efp gene encoding elongation factor P, whose amino-acid sequence is MIEVGDLEKGMYIKYEGDIYRVIDVNKHFRARGSGLIRTKLKNLSTGLIRDANFSSGEKVEEAELSFRKAEYLYNDGENYYFMDIQSYEQYAIPEVEVDEAKYYLIENTQVDLVMHDEKPIGIQLPTTVVLQVIETEPNFKGDTVSGGGKPAVLQTGLKITVPFFINVGDKIKVDTRTGEYIERA
- a CDS encoding SpoIIE family protein phosphatase, which encodes MDKDSEKKIVDCIKSIAKLFEKDVEEVTSIEDLINRCDELAQHIKKWMLDQKSNNEALQQLIDAQLEELSAAYEGLSALFEINKIISSIEEPWLILKSILKLLKNAVNYTIGIIKLVINNQIFLEFHGGAEEDVNELADYFENQLSENNELIFVDYEPQKGGYILIPISSEFGEYGYLALSNYHSSRFFTAGDKKIAEAVAQQILTAVNRYIMIQREIEKKRIEEQLQIARRIQQGLLPKQFPKSNWLDISADSISAVQVGGDYYDVIESKDGSIVCCVADVSGKGLPAALIMSSFRSMFRLSGSISNDLRALGSQFDKMIHDDFEIGRFITSIIMKIHQNGLVEILNAGHDPLYVVRNNKIIKIESTGTPFGILGNGVYDIEHFQAQSGDIFVAFTDGVVEARNINGEEFGFERFEEVILKNKYSKAADIVGKIINAVFEFSLGTTQHDDTTVLVVRYE